One stretch of Scophthalmus maximus strain ysfricsl-2021 chromosome 12, ASM2237912v1, whole genome shotgun sequence DNA includes these proteins:
- the ppargc1a gene encoding peroxisome proliferator-activated receptor gamma coactivator 1-alpha isoform X1, producing MAWDRCNQDSVWRELECAALVGEDQPLCPDLPELDLSELDVSDLDADSFLGGLKWYSDQSEIISTQYGNEASNLFEKIDEENEANLLAVLTETLESIPVDEDGLPSFEALADGDVTNASDRSCPSSPDGSPRTPEPEEPSLLKKLLLAPANSQLSYNQYTGGKAQNHAASSNHRIRPPPAVVKMESPWNGKARGGSSTQNRPVRRPCTELLKYLTATDDILLHTKASEAKSTWGGASGREKIGLVLGASSSSSSPSSSSTSSFSSLSSTSSSSSTASKKKTAVPSQQQQLQQHQQQPPQHHQRAKPTTLPLPLTPESPNDHKGSPFENKTIERTLSVEIAGTPGLTPPTTPPHKASQENPFKASLKTKLSSCSSSALACKRARLTELGPSALAPAPCASGGGPNRKGPEQTELYAQLSKASTALPYSAPQHTVVGGLEEHRSTSNNKRAASRGYSDHDYCQASASTKKGGGTATVTMTTAVEKTVTSDATAAPMPTVCKVEDRHVECKDTAMPSSSSSSPSSCSPSLASSGPLAKQQNFASVKEEAVRVQVKHSPTQTTEIPSQEATTCRDQQHSSATSRKLLRDQEIRAELNKHFGHPLQALHSPDGQERQPGAKTNKAAAVQSLEERADDYDSKREPGSSYLHPGYLPFHDEQELGEGRDSRFLYPWEGTPLDLLFDCPPCSPTSSPPSSCSPSRGSISPPSSLFLSPGRPYCWTSSGSRSRSRSHSGSRSSSSHYRRRSLSTSPDRRPSSWSRHNTDSSTFRSRTHKSPHLPSRSPLSRRPRYDSYEEYQHERLKREEYRRDYEKREFERAEQRERQRQKAIEERRVVYVGRLRSNCTRTELKRRFEVFGEIEECAVNLRDDGDNFGFITYRYTCDAFAALENGHTIRRSNEPQFELCFGGQKQFCKSHYTDLDSHSDDFDPASTKSKYDSMDFDSLLREAQRSLRR from the exons ATGGCGTGGGACAGGTGTAACCAGGACTCGGTGTGGAGAGAATTAGAG tgCGCTGCCTTGGTTGGTGAAGACCAGCCCCTCTGCCCGGACCTCCCTGAGCTCGACCTCTCAGAGCTGGATGTCAGTGACTTAGATGCAGACAGCTTCCTGGGAGGCCTCAAATGGTACAGTGACCAATCAGAGATCATTTCCACGCAGTATGGCAATGAGGCATCCAATCTTTTTGAG AAGATAGATGAAGAAAATGAGGCCAACTTGCTGGCAGTGCTTACAGAGACCCTGGAAAGCATCCCGGTGGATGAGGACGGATTGCCTTCGTTTGAGGCCCTGGCAGATGGGGACGTGACCAATGCCAGTGACCGGAGCTGTCCCTCCTCCCCCGACGGCTCACCACGCACCCCAGAGCCTGAGGAGCCTTCTCTG CTGAAGAAGCTCCTTCTGGCACCCGCAAACTCCCAGCTCAGCTATAATCAATACACAGGTGGCAAGGCACAGAACCATGCAGCCAGCAGCAACCACCGGATCAGACCACCACCTGCCGTCGTCAAG ATGGAGAGCCCCTGGAATGGCAAAGCAAGAGGGGGCTCCAGCACACAAAACCGCCCGGTGAGGCGGCCTTGCACTGAGCTGCTGAAATACCTAACGGCCACCGATGACATCCTGCTCCACACCAAAGCCAGTGAAGCCAAGAGCACGTGGGGTGGTGCCAGTGGCAGAGAAAAGATTGGCCTGGTTCTTggcgcctcttcctcctcctcttcgccatcctcttcatccacctcttcgttctcctccctctcctccacctcttcgtcttcctccaccGCCTCCAAGAAGAAGACAGCTGTGCCgtctcaacagcagcagctgcagcagcatcaacagcagCCGCCGCAGCATCACCAGCGAG CCAAACCAACCACCTTGCCACTTCCTTTGACCCCAGAGTCTCCAAA TGACCACAAGGGATCACCATTTGAGAACAAAACCATTGAACGCACATTAAGTGTGGAGATTGCTGGAACCCCAG GTCTGACACCACCTACCACGCCCCCACACAAAGCCAGTCAAGAGAATCCTTTCAAAGCATCGCTCAAAACCAAGTTGTCTTCATGTTCCTCCTCGGCCTTGGCATGCAAAAGAGCCAGGTTGACCGAGTTGGGCCCCAGCGCTCTGGCCCCGGCCCCATGTGCCTCAGGCGGGGGCCCCAACAGGAAGGGTCCTGAACAGACTGAGCTCTATGCTCAGCTGAGCAAAGCGTCCACCGCCCTCCCTTATTCCGCACCCCAGCACACAGTGGTGGGCGGTCTTGAGGAGCATCGCAGCACTAGCAACAATAAGCGGGCGGCATCCCGTGGCTACAGTGACCATGACTATTGCCAAGCCTCAGCTAGCACTAAGAAGGGCGGCGGCACAGCCACTGTTACCATGACTACAGCAGTGGAAAAGACAGTCACCTCAGATGCCACTGCTGCACCCATGCCTACTGTATGCAAAGTGGAGGACAGGCATGTCGAATGTAAGGACACAGCCATgccatcatcctcttcatcatctccatctTCCTGCTCTCCATCATTAGCTTCATCTGGTCCTTTGGCTAAGCAGCAGAATTTTGCCTCTGTGAAAGAAGAAGCAGTTCGGGTCCAGGTGAAGCATAGCCCGACACAAACCACTGAGATCCCCTCCCAAGAGGCCACTACTTGCAGGGACCAACAACACTCTTCTGCCACCAGCCGGAAGCTCCTACGCGACCAAGAAATTAGAGCAGAACTCAACAAGCACTTTGGCCACCCCTTACAAGCACTCCATAGTCCGGATGGTCAGGAGAGACAACCAGGCGCCAAAACAAACAAGGCTGCAGCCGTTCAGTCCCTTGAAGAGAGAGCGGATGACTACGACTCCAAGAGGGAGCCTGGCTCCAGCTACCTGCATCCAGGTTACCTGCCCTTCCACGACGAGCAAGAGCTGGGTGAGGGCCGTGACAGTCGCTTCCTCTATCCATGGGAGGGCACCCCTCTGGACCTACTCTTTGACTGCCCCCCTTGCTCTCCCACCAGTTCCCCACCATCCAGCTGCTCCCCTTCGCGAGGCTCCATCTCcccaccttcctctctcttcctctcgccCGGCAGGCCTTACTGCTGGACCAGCAGCGGGTCCCGCTCCCGTTCCCGTTCCCACTCTGGCTCCCGCAGCTCCTCCTCACACTACCGAAGGCGCTCACTCTCCACCTCACCTGACAGACGTCCCTCCTCCTG gtCTCGTCACAACACAGATTCAAGCACTTTTCGTTCCAGGACTCACAAGAGCCCCCACCTTCCGTCTCGATCTCCCCTCAGCCGCAGGCCAAG GTATGACAGCTATGAGGAGTACCAGCACGAGAGGCTGAAGAGGGAGGAGTACCGCCGGGACTACGAGAAGCGGGAGTTTGAAAGAgccgagcagagagagaggcaaaggcAGAAAGCAATA gaggagagacgggTGGTGTACGTGGGGCGACTGAGGTCCAACTGCACCCGGACAGAGTTGAAGCGCCGCTTTGAAGTCTTTGGCGAAATTGAAGAATGTGCAGTGAACTTGAGGGACGATGG GGACAATTTTGGCTTCATCACGTACCGCTACACTTGTGACGCCTTTGCCGCCCTTGAGAACGGACACACCATACGCAGGTCAAACGAGCCTCAGTTCGAGCTGTGCTTTGGCGGACAGAAGCAGTTCTGCAAATCACATTACACAGACTTGG ATTCCCATTCTGACGACTTTGATCCAGCCTCCACAAAAAGCAAGTACGACTCCATGGATTTTGACAGCTTGCTGAGGGAGGCCCAGCGCAGCCTGAGAAGGTAA
- the ppargc1a gene encoding peroxisome proliferator-activated receptor gamma coactivator 1-alpha isoform X2, with translation MAWDRCNQDSVWRELECAALVGEDQPLCPDLPELDLSELDVSDLDADSFLGGLKWYSDQSEIISTQYGNEASNLFEIDEENEANLLAVLTETLESIPVDEDGLPSFEALADGDVTNASDRSCPSSPDGSPRTPEPEEPSLLKKLLLAPANSQLSYNQYTGGKAQNHAASSNHRIRPPPAVVKMESPWNGKARGGSSTQNRPVRRPCTELLKYLTATDDILLHTKASEAKSTWGGASGREKIGLVLGASSSSSSPSSSSTSSFSSLSSTSSSSSTASKKKTAVPSQQQQLQQHQQQPPQHHQRAKPTTLPLPLTPESPNDHKGSPFENKTIERTLSVEIAGTPGLTPPTTPPHKASQENPFKASLKTKLSSCSSSALACKRARLTELGPSALAPAPCASGGGPNRKGPEQTELYAQLSKASTALPYSAPQHTVVGGLEEHRSTSNNKRAASRGYSDHDYCQASASTKKGGGTATVTMTTAVEKTVTSDATAAPMPTVCKVEDRHVECKDTAMPSSSSSSPSSCSPSLASSGPLAKQQNFASVKEEAVRVQVKHSPTQTTEIPSQEATTCRDQQHSSATSRKLLRDQEIRAELNKHFGHPLQALHSPDGQERQPGAKTNKAAAVQSLEERADDYDSKREPGSSYLHPGYLPFHDEQELGEGRDSRFLYPWEGTPLDLLFDCPPCSPTSSPPSSCSPSRGSISPPSSLFLSPGRPYCWTSSGSRSRSRSHSGSRSSSSHYRRRSLSTSPDRRPSSWSRHNTDSSTFRSRTHKSPHLPSRSPLSRRPRYDSYEEYQHERLKREEYRRDYEKREFERAEQRERQRQKAIEERRVVYVGRLRSNCTRTELKRRFEVFGEIEECAVNLRDDGDNFGFITYRYTCDAFAALENGHTIRRSNEPQFELCFGGQKQFCKSHYTDLDSHSDDFDPASTKSKYDSMDFDSLLREAQRSLRR, from the exons ATGGCGTGGGACAGGTGTAACCAGGACTCGGTGTGGAGAGAATTAGAG tgCGCTGCCTTGGTTGGTGAAGACCAGCCCCTCTGCCCGGACCTCCCTGAGCTCGACCTCTCAGAGCTGGATGTCAGTGACTTAGATGCAGACAGCTTCCTGGGAGGCCTCAAATGGTACAGTGACCAATCAGAGATCATTTCCACGCAGTATGGCAATGAGGCATCCAATCTTTTTGAG ATAGATGAAGAAAATGAGGCCAACTTGCTGGCAGTGCTTACAGAGACCCTGGAAAGCATCCCGGTGGATGAGGACGGATTGCCTTCGTTTGAGGCCCTGGCAGATGGGGACGTGACCAATGCCAGTGACCGGAGCTGTCCCTCCTCCCCCGACGGCTCACCACGCACCCCAGAGCCTGAGGAGCCTTCTCTG CTGAAGAAGCTCCTTCTGGCACCCGCAAACTCCCAGCTCAGCTATAATCAATACACAGGTGGCAAGGCACAGAACCATGCAGCCAGCAGCAACCACCGGATCAGACCACCACCTGCCGTCGTCAAG ATGGAGAGCCCCTGGAATGGCAAAGCAAGAGGGGGCTCCAGCACACAAAACCGCCCGGTGAGGCGGCCTTGCACTGAGCTGCTGAAATACCTAACGGCCACCGATGACATCCTGCTCCACACCAAAGCCAGTGAAGCCAAGAGCACGTGGGGTGGTGCCAGTGGCAGAGAAAAGATTGGCCTGGTTCTTggcgcctcttcctcctcctcttcgccatcctcttcatccacctcttcgttctcctccctctcctccacctcttcgtcttcctccaccGCCTCCAAGAAGAAGACAGCTGTGCCgtctcaacagcagcagctgcagcagcatcaacagcagCCGCCGCAGCATCACCAGCGAG CCAAACCAACCACCTTGCCACTTCCTTTGACCCCAGAGTCTCCAAA TGACCACAAGGGATCACCATTTGAGAACAAAACCATTGAACGCACATTAAGTGTGGAGATTGCTGGAACCCCAG GTCTGACACCACCTACCACGCCCCCACACAAAGCCAGTCAAGAGAATCCTTTCAAAGCATCGCTCAAAACCAAGTTGTCTTCATGTTCCTCCTCGGCCTTGGCATGCAAAAGAGCCAGGTTGACCGAGTTGGGCCCCAGCGCTCTGGCCCCGGCCCCATGTGCCTCAGGCGGGGGCCCCAACAGGAAGGGTCCTGAACAGACTGAGCTCTATGCTCAGCTGAGCAAAGCGTCCACCGCCCTCCCTTATTCCGCACCCCAGCACACAGTGGTGGGCGGTCTTGAGGAGCATCGCAGCACTAGCAACAATAAGCGGGCGGCATCCCGTGGCTACAGTGACCATGACTATTGCCAAGCCTCAGCTAGCACTAAGAAGGGCGGCGGCACAGCCACTGTTACCATGACTACAGCAGTGGAAAAGACAGTCACCTCAGATGCCACTGCTGCACCCATGCCTACTGTATGCAAAGTGGAGGACAGGCATGTCGAATGTAAGGACACAGCCATgccatcatcctcttcatcatctccatctTCCTGCTCTCCATCATTAGCTTCATCTGGTCCTTTGGCTAAGCAGCAGAATTTTGCCTCTGTGAAAGAAGAAGCAGTTCGGGTCCAGGTGAAGCATAGCCCGACACAAACCACTGAGATCCCCTCCCAAGAGGCCACTACTTGCAGGGACCAACAACACTCTTCTGCCACCAGCCGGAAGCTCCTACGCGACCAAGAAATTAGAGCAGAACTCAACAAGCACTTTGGCCACCCCTTACAAGCACTCCATAGTCCGGATGGTCAGGAGAGACAACCAGGCGCCAAAACAAACAAGGCTGCAGCCGTTCAGTCCCTTGAAGAGAGAGCGGATGACTACGACTCCAAGAGGGAGCCTGGCTCCAGCTACCTGCATCCAGGTTACCTGCCCTTCCACGACGAGCAAGAGCTGGGTGAGGGCCGTGACAGTCGCTTCCTCTATCCATGGGAGGGCACCCCTCTGGACCTACTCTTTGACTGCCCCCCTTGCTCTCCCACCAGTTCCCCACCATCCAGCTGCTCCCCTTCGCGAGGCTCCATCTCcccaccttcctctctcttcctctcgccCGGCAGGCCTTACTGCTGGACCAGCAGCGGGTCCCGCTCCCGTTCCCGTTCCCACTCTGGCTCCCGCAGCTCCTCCTCACACTACCGAAGGCGCTCACTCTCCACCTCACCTGACAGACGTCCCTCCTCCTG gtCTCGTCACAACACAGATTCAAGCACTTTTCGTTCCAGGACTCACAAGAGCCCCCACCTTCCGTCTCGATCTCCCCTCAGCCGCAGGCCAAG GTATGACAGCTATGAGGAGTACCAGCACGAGAGGCTGAAGAGGGAGGAGTACCGCCGGGACTACGAGAAGCGGGAGTTTGAAAGAgccgagcagagagagaggcaaaggcAGAAAGCAATA gaggagagacgggTGGTGTACGTGGGGCGACTGAGGTCCAACTGCACCCGGACAGAGTTGAAGCGCCGCTTTGAAGTCTTTGGCGAAATTGAAGAATGTGCAGTGAACTTGAGGGACGATGG GGACAATTTTGGCTTCATCACGTACCGCTACACTTGTGACGCCTTTGCCGCCCTTGAGAACGGACACACCATACGCAGGTCAAACGAGCCTCAGTTCGAGCTGTGCTTTGGCGGACAGAAGCAGTTCTGCAAATCACATTACACAGACTTGG ATTCCCATTCTGACGACTTTGATCCAGCCTCCACAAAAAGCAAGTACGACTCCATGGATTTTGACAGCTTGCTGAGGGAGGCCCAGCGCAGCCTGAGAAGGTAA
- the ppargc1a gene encoding peroxisome proliferator-activated receptor gamma coactivator 1-alpha isoform X3, which produces MTEMSQSQCAALVGEDQPLCPDLPELDLSELDVSDLDADSFLGGLKWYSDQSEIISTQYGNEASNLFEKIDEENEANLLAVLTETLESIPVDEDGLPSFEALADGDVTNASDRSCPSSPDGSPRTPEPEEPSLLKKLLLAPANSQLSYNQYTGGKAQNHAASSNHRIRPPPAVVKMESPWNGKARGGSSTQNRPVRRPCTELLKYLTATDDILLHTKASEAKSTWGGASGREKIGLVLGASSSSSSPSSSSTSSFSSLSSTSSSSSTASKKKTAVPSQQQQLQQHQQQPPQHHQRAKPTTLPLPLTPESPNDHKGSPFENKTIERTLSVEIAGTPGLTPPTTPPHKASQENPFKASLKTKLSSCSSSALACKRARLTELGPSALAPAPCASGGGPNRKGPEQTELYAQLSKASTALPYSAPQHTVVGGLEEHRSTSNNKRAASRGYSDHDYCQASASTKKGGGTATVTMTTAVEKTVTSDATAAPMPTVCKVEDRHVECKDTAMPSSSSSSPSSCSPSLASSGPLAKQQNFASVKEEAVRVQVKHSPTQTTEIPSQEATTCRDQQHSSATSRKLLRDQEIRAELNKHFGHPLQALHSPDGQERQPGAKTNKAAAVQSLEERADDYDSKREPGSSYLHPGYLPFHDEQELGEGRDSRFLYPWEGTPLDLLFDCPPCSPTSSPPSSCSPSRGSISPPSSLFLSPGRPYCWTSSGSRSRSRSHSGSRSSSSHYRRRSLSTSPDRRPSSWSRHNTDSSTFRSRTHKSPHLPSRSPLSRRPRYDSYEEYQHERLKREEYRRDYEKREFERAEQRERQRQKAIEERRVVYVGRLRSNCTRTELKRRFEVFGEIEECAVNLRDDGDNFGFITYRYTCDAFAALENGHTIRRSNEPQFELCFGGQKQFCKSHYTDLDSHSDDFDPASTKSKYDSMDFDSLLREAQRSLRR; this is translated from the exons ATGACTGAAATGTCCCAAAGTCAG tgCGCTGCCTTGGTTGGTGAAGACCAGCCCCTCTGCCCGGACCTCCCTGAGCTCGACCTCTCAGAGCTGGATGTCAGTGACTTAGATGCAGACAGCTTCCTGGGAGGCCTCAAATGGTACAGTGACCAATCAGAGATCATTTCCACGCAGTATGGCAATGAGGCATCCAATCTTTTTGAG AAGATAGATGAAGAAAATGAGGCCAACTTGCTGGCAGTGCTTACAGAGACCCTGGAAAGCATCCCGGTGGATGAGGACGGATTGCCTTCGTTTGAGGCCCTGGCAGATGGGGACGTGACCAATGCCAGTGACCGGAGCTGTCCCTCCTCCCCCGACGGCTCACCACGCACCCCAGAGCCTGAGGAGCCTTCTCTG CTGAAGAAGCTCCTTCTGGCACCCGCAAACTCCCAGCTCAGCTATAATCAATACACAGGTGGCAAGGCACAGAACCATGCAGCCAGCAGCAACCACCGGATCAGACCACCACCTGCCGTCGTCAAG ATGGAGAGCCCCTGGAATGGCAAAGCAAGAGGGGGCTCCAGCACACAAAACCGCCCGGTGAGGCGGCCTTGCACTGAGCTGCTGAAATACCTAACGGCCACCGATGACATCCTGCTCCACACCAAAGCCAGTGAAGCCAAGAGCACGTGGGGTGGTGCCAGTGGCAGAGAAAAGATTGGCCTGGTTCTTggcgcctcttcctcctcctcttcgccatcctcttcatccacctcttcgttctcctccctctcctccacctcttcgtcttcctccaccGCCTCCAAGAAGAAGACAGCTGTGCCgtctcaacagcagcagctgcagcagcatcaacagcagCCGCCGCAGCATCACCAGCGAG CCAAACCAACCACCTTGCCACTTCCTTTGACCCCAGAGTCTCCAAA TGACCACAAGGGATCACCATTTGAGAACAAAACCATTGAACGCACATTAAGTGTGGAGATTGCTGGAACCCCAG GTCTGACACCACCTACCACGCCCCCACACAAAGCCAGTCAAGAGAATCCTTTCAAAGCATCGCTCAAAACCAAGTTGTCTTCATGTTCCTCCTCGGCCTTGGCATGCAAAAGAGCCAGGTTGACCGAGTTGGGCCCCAGCGCTCTGGCCCCGGCCCCATGTGCCTCAGGCGGGGGCCCCAACAGGAAGGGTCCTGAACAGACTGAGCTCTATGCTCAGCTGAGCAAAGCGTCCACCGCCCTCCCTTATTCCGCACCCCAGCACACAGTGGTGGGCGGTCTTGAGGAGCATCGCAGCACTAGCAACAATAAGCGGGCGGCATCCCGTGGCTACAGTGACCATGACTATTGCCAAGCCTCAGCTAGCACTAAGAAGGGCGGCGGCACAGCCACTGTTACCATGACTACAGCAGTGGAAAAGACAGTCACCTCAGATGCCACTGCTGCACCCATGCCTACTGTATGCAAAGTGGAGGACAGGCATGTCGAATGTAAGGACACAGCCATgccatcatcctcttcatcatctccatctTCCTGCTCTCCATCATTAGCTTCATCTGGTCCTTTGGCTAAGCAGCAGAATTTTGCCTCTGTGAAAGAAGAAGCAGTTCGGGTCCAGGTGAAGCATAGCCCGACACAAACCACTGAGATCCCCTCCCAAGAGGCCACTACTTGCAGGGACCAACAACACTCTTCTGCCACCAGCCGGAAGCTCCTACGCGACCAAGAAATTAGAGCAGAACTCAACAAGCACTTTGGCCACCCCTTACAAGCACTCCATAGTCCGGATGGTCAGGAGAGACAACCAGGCGCCAAAACAAACAAGGCTGCAGCCGTTCAGTCCCTTGAAGAGAGAGCGGATGACTACGACTCCAAGAGGGAGCCTGGCTCCAGCTACCTGCATCCAGGTTACCTGCCCTTCCACGACGAGCAAGAGCTGGGTGAGGGCCGTGACAGTCGCTTCCTCTATCCATGGGAGGGCACCCCTCTGGACCTACTCTTTGACTGCCCCCCTTGCTCTCCCACCAGTTCCCCACCATCCAGCTGCTCCCCTTCGCGAGGCTCCATCTCcccaccttcctctctcttcctctcgccCGGCAGGCCTTACTGCTGGACCAGCAGCGGGTCCCGCTCCCGTTCCCGTTCCCACTCTGGCTCCCGCAGCTCCTCCTCACACTACCGAAGGCGCTCACTCTCCACCTCACCTGACAGACGTCCCTCCTCCTG gtCTCGTCACAACACAGATTCAAGCACTTTTCGTTCCAGGACTCACAAGAGCCCCCACCTTCCGTCTCGATCTCCCCTCAGCCGCAGGCCAAG GTATGACAGCTATGAGGAGTACCAGCACGAGAGGCTGAAGAGGGAGGAGTACCGCCGGGACTACGAGAAGCGGGAGTTTGAAAGAgccgagcagagagagaggcaaaggcAGAAAGCAATA gaggagagacgggTGGTGTACGTGGGGCGACTGAGGTCCAACTGCACCCGGACAGAGTTGAAGCGCCGCTTTGAAGTCTTTGGCGAAATTGAAGAATGTGCAGTGAACTTGAGGGACGATGG GGACAATTTTGGCTTCATCACGTACCGCTACACTTGTGACGCCTTTGCCGCCCTTGAGAACGGACACACCATACGCAGGTCAAACGAGCCTCAGTTCGAGCTGTGCTTTGGCGGACAGAAGCAGTTCTGCAAATCACATTACACAGACTTGG ATTCCCATTCTGACGACTTTGATCCAGCCTCCACAAAAAGCAAGTACGACTCCATGGATTTTGACAGCTTGCTGAGGGAGGCCCAGCGCAGCCTGAGAAGGTAA
- the ppargc1a gene encoding peroxisome proliferator-activated receptor gamma coactivator 1-alpha isoform X4 codes for MTSCSTPKPVKPRARGVVPVAEKRLAWFLAPLPPPLRHPLHPPLRSPPSPPPLRLPPPPPRRRQLCRLNSSSCSSINSSRRSITSEVRAGLQASVVWLVLGLGSGSVALTMAVLRSRRVLLSLSATEPPPAAMPAPNWSTGRPVKKEGRQAMWAAWPPLGLLAKPTTLPLPLTPESPNDHKGSPFENKTIERTLSVEIAGTPGLTPPTTPPHKASQENPFKASLKTKLSSCSSSALACKRARLTELGPSALAPAPCASGGGPNRKGPEQTELYAQLSKASTALPYSAPQHTVVGGLEEHRSTSNNKRAASRGYSDHDYCQASASTKKGGGTATVTMTTAVEKTVTSDATAAPMPTVCKVEDRHVECKDTAMPSSSSSSPSSCSPSLASSGPLAKQQNFASVKEEAVRVQVKHSPTQTTEIPSQEATTCRDQQHSSATSRKLLRDQEIRAELNKHFGHPLQALHSPDGQERQPGAKTNKAAAVQSLEERADDYDSKREPGSSYLHPGYLPFHDEQELGEGRDSRFLYPWEGTPLDLLFDCPPCSPTSSPPSSCSPSRGSISPPSSLFLSPGRPYCWTSSGSRSRSRSHSGSRSSSSHYRRRSLSTSPDRRPSSWSRHNTDSSTFRSRTHKSPHLPSRSPLSRRPRYDSYEEYQHERLKREEYRRDYEKREFERAEQRERQRQKAIEERRVVYVGRLRSNCTRTELKRRFEVFGEIEECAVNLRDDGDNFGFITYRYTCDAFAALENGHTIRRSNEPQFELCFGGQKQFCKSHYTDLDSHSDDFDPASTKSKYDSMDFDSLLREAQRSLRR; via the exons ATGACATCCTGCTCCACACCAAAGCCAGTGAAGCCAAGAGCACGTGGGGTGGTGCCAGTGGCAGAGAAAAGATTGGCCTGGTTCTTggcgcctcttcctcctcctcttcgccatcctcttcatccacctcttcgttctcctccctctcctccacctcttcgtcttcctccaccGCCTCCAAGAAGAAGACAGCTGTGCCgtctcaacagcagcagctgcagcagcatcaacagcagCCGCCGCAGCATCACCAGCGAGGTGAGAGCCGGGCTGCAGGCGAGTGTAGTGTGGCTGGTGTTGGGGCTGGGAAGTGGCAGCGTTGCACTCACGATGGCGGTGTTGAGGAGTCGGAGGGTGCTTCTATCCCTGTCGGCCACAGAACCTCCACCTGCGGCCATGCCCGCCCCAAACTGGAGCACGGGCCGCCCAGTGAAGAAGGAAGGCCGCCAGGCGATGTGGGCCGCCTGGCCGCCGCTAGGTTTATTAG CCAAACCAACCACCTTGCCACTTCCTTTGACCCCAGAGTCTCCAAA TGACCACAAGGGATCACCATTTGAGAACAAAACCATTGAACGCACATTAAGTGTGGAGATTGCTGGAACCCCAG GTCTGACACCACCTACCACGCCCCCACACAAAGCCAGTCAAGAGAATCCTTTCAAAGCATCGCTCAAAACCAAGTTGTCTTCATGTTCCTCCTCGGCCTTGGCATGCAAAAGAGCCAGGTTGACCGAGTTGGGCCCCAGCGCTCTGGCCCCGGCCCCATGTGCCTCAGGCGGGGGCCCCAACAGGAAGGGTCCTGAACAGACTGAGCTCTATGCTCAGCTGAGCAAAGCGTCCACCGCCCTCCCTTATTCCGCACCCCAGCACACAGTGGTGGGCGGTCTTGAGGAGCATCGCAGCACTAGCAACAATAAGCGGGCGGCATCCCGTGGCTACAGTGACCATGACTATTGCCAAGCCTCAGCTAGCACTAAGAAGGGCGGCGGCACAGCCACTGTTACCATGACTACAGCAGTGGAAAAGACAGTCACCTCAGATGCCACTGCTGCACCCATGCCTACTGTATGCAAAGTGGAGGACAGGCATGTCGAATGTAAGGACACAGCCATgccatcatcctcttcatcatctccatctTCCTGCTCTCCATCATTAGCTTCATCTGGTCCTTTGGCTAAGCAGCAGAATTTTGCCTCTGTGAAAGAAGAAGCAGTTCGGGTCCAGGTGAAGCATAGCCCGACACAAACCACTGAGATCCCCTCCCAAGAGGCCACTACTTGCAGGGACCAACAACACTCTTCTGCCACCAGCCGGAAGCTCCTACGCGACCAAGAAATTAGAGCAGAACTCAACAAGCACTTTGGCCACCCCTTACAAGCACTCCATAGTCCGGATGGTCAGGAGAGACAACCAGGCGCCAAAACAAACAAGGCTGCAGCCGTTCAGTCCCTTGAAGAGAGAGCGGATGACTACGACTCCAAGAGGGAGCCTGGCTCCAGCTACCTGCATCCAGGTTACCTGCCCTTCCACGACGAGCAAGAGCTGGGTGAGGGCCGTGACAGTCGCTTCCTCTATCCATGGGAGGGCACCCCTCTGGACCTACTCTTTGACTGCCCCCCTTGCTCTCCCACCAGTTCCCCACCATCCAGCTGCTCCCCTTCGCGAGGCTCCATCTCcccaccttcctctctcttcctctcgccCGGCAGGCCTTACTGCTGGACCAGCAGCGGGTCCCGCTCCCGTTCCCGTTCCCACTCTGGCTCCCGCAGCTCCTCCTCACACTACCGAAGGCGCTCACTCTCCACCTCACCTGACAGACGTCCCTCCTCCTG gtCTCGTCACAACACAGATTCAAGCACTTTTCGTTCCAGGACTCACAAGAGCCCCCACCTTCCGTCTCGATCTCCCCTCAGCCGCAGGCCAAG GTATGACAGCTATGAGGAGTACCAGCACGAGAGGCTGAAGAGGGAGGAGTACCGCCGGGACTACGAGAAGCGGGAGTTTGAAAGAgccgagcagagagagaggcaaaggcAGAAAGCAATA gaggagagacgggTGGTGTACGTGGGGCGACTGAGGTCCAACTGCACCCGGACAGAGTTGAAGCGCCGCTTTGAAGTCTTTGGCGAAATTGAAGAATGTGCAGTGAACTTGAGGGACGATGG GGACAATTTTGGCTTCATCACGTACCGCTACACTTGTGACGCCTTTGCCGCCCTTGAGAACGGACACACCATACGCAGGTCAAACGAGCCTCAGTTCGAGCTGTGCTTTGGCGGACAGAAGCAGTTCTGCAAATCACATTACACAGACTTGG ATTCCCATTCTGACGACTTTGATCCAGCCTCCACAAAAAGCAAGTACGACTCCATGGATTTTGACAGCTTGCTGAGGGAGGCCCAGCGCAGCCTGAGAAGGTAA